A genomic region of Trifolium pratense cultivar HEN17-A07 linkage group LG3, ARS_RC_1.1, whole genome shotgun sequence contains the following coding sequences:
- the LOC123913658 gene encoding uncharacterized CRM domain-containing protein At3g25440, chloroplastic — MFSAASIRGARHGFSCTFNRHSLFWLCLVEDVPTVASSPTTCFQSFTPYESIHPRTYRTQRHISRVPPVYSPSSFLLQQRSDIIGSHGNQGNKLPSRYTSNEAVELKTQNDVVRFSLYKPGDIGSIKNSQNKKTVKKSRKAKVNELRFYRLKAKQKMYSPNPEVRILYKLGKAKRKETWLIEKLRKFDVPKLPPETFDPEILTEEERHYLKRTGEKKKHYVPVGRRGVFGGVVLNMHLHWKNHETVKVICKPCKPGQAQQYAEELARLSKGIVIDIKPNNIIIFYRGKNYVQPKVMSPPDTLSKVKALEKYRYEQSLEHTSQFIEKLEKELEEYHEHVARFKKGKEGAT, encoded by the exons ATGTTTTCTGCAGCTTCAATCAGAGGAGCAAGACACGGGTTTTCCTGCACATTCAATAG ACATAGCTTATTCTGGCTATGCTTAGTTGAAGATGTTCCAACTGTTGCATCATCCCCTACcacatgttttcaatcttttaCTCCTTATGAGTCCATACATCCAAGAACTTACAGGACACAGAGACATATTTCAAGAGTTCCCCCTGTATATTCTCCGTCATCTTTTCTTTTACAGCAGAGATCAGATATCATTGGAAGCCATGGTAATCAGGGAAATAAGCTACCTTCTAGATACACAAGTAATGAAGCAGTTGAACTGAAGACCCAAAATGATGTTGTACGGTTCTCTCTCTATAAGCCTGGTGATATTGGTTCTATAAAGAAcagccaaaataaaaaaacagtgAAGAAATCAAGAAAGGCCAAAGTGAATGAGCTCAGATTCTATCGTTTGAAGGCAAAGCAAAAAATGTATTCTCCTAATCCAGAAGTTAGAATTCTCTATAAGCTTGGAAAG GCCAAGCGAAAGGAAACATGGTTGATTGAAAAGCTTAGGAAATTTGATGTGCCGAAGCTTCCACCAGAGACATTTGATCCCGAAATTTTAACTGAGGAGGAGAGGCATTACCTGAAGCGCACTGGAGAGAAAAAGAAACACTATGTTCCAGTTGGGAGACGTGGAGTGTTTGGTGGGGTAGTTCTAAACATGCATCTTCACTGGAAGAATCATGAGACGGTAAAGGTTATATGCAAGCCTTGCAAACCGGGTCAAGCTCAACAATATGCTGAAGAGCTTGCTCGACTGAGCAAAGGCATTGTGATTGACATCAAACCCAATAACATTATCATTTTTTACCGTGGAAAGAATTATGTACAGCCAAAAGTAATGTCACCTCCAGATACATTATCAAAAGTGAAG GCCTTGGAGAAATATCGGTATGAGCAGTCCCTTGAGCATACTAGCCAGTTCATTGAGAAGTTGGAGAAAGAGCTTGAAGAGTATCACGAGCACGTTGCGAGGTTTAAAAAAGGGAAAGAGGGCGCAACTTAA